In the Anaerotignum faecicola genome, ATTGCGGATTTATCAGGCGTCCGGGTGTCTCTCTACTTCCCCGGAGACCGCGACAAGGCCAACAGCCTGATCGCTGATTTATTTACCATCATTGAGACGAAGCAATTCCCGGAACAGTCGAAGCCGCCTACCTACAACAAACGATTTTCCGGCTACTGGGCCAACCATTACCGCGCCCATATGAAGGAGGAATCCTTAGACAAGACGCAGCAAAAATACGCCACCGCGCGAATCGAGATTCAGGTGGCGTCTGTTTTGATGCATGCATGGTCTGAGGTCGAACATGATCTCGTTTACAAGCCGCTTTCAGGAACCCTGTCG is a window encoding:
- a CDS encoding RelA/SpoT domain-containing protein; this encodes ESALQAAGIRAMVTSRAKNPVRLKSKVQRRNSRRTVPYKNMREIYEDIADLSGVRVSLYFPGDRDKANSLIADLFTIIETKQFPEQSKPPTYNKRFSGYWANHYRAHMKEESLDKTQQKYATARIEIQVASVLMHAWSEVEHDLVYKPLSGTLS